The genomic segment CACGGTATTACGCTGGTCAGCGGCTGCGGCAGCCCTGCTACCCGTGTGGCGGCTGAACGCGCCATCGCCGCAGGAGGGCTGGTGCTCAGCATCGTGCCGCCCGACGAAATGCCGCCACCCGACTGGCCAGCGACCGTGGTCGTGCCGTGCGGCATGGGGGATGCGCGAAACCTCCTCATGGCGCTGGCGGGCGATGCCTGCCTGGTCATCGGCGGCCGTGCCGGCACGATCTCTGAAGTCTGCTTGGCCTGGCTGCACAAGCGGCCGCTTCTGCCCTTGATGGGATGCGGTGGATGGTCAGAATCCCTGCCCGCCAATCCACCGGATGAACGTCAGAACTCTCCCATCCTTCCCTGGGGCAGCATGGCGGAACTGGAGCAGCAACTGCGCGGGTTGAAGCTCATCTCTTCTGCCTGAATTCCCCGTTTAGTACAGCACCCGCCTGAACATGCCAATCGCCATCTGGTAGCCCAGCAGCTGCAGCTCGGCGTCATAGCGCTCGCCTTCGTCGCGCATGAAGGCGTGCACGCCGTTGAACTCGTGCCATGTGAAGTTAA from the Rhodoferax potami genome contains:
- a CDS encoding Rossmann fold nucleotide-binding protein, with translation MQTTSIRKPQVCVLGSAEPGSAAYELAGQAGALLARHGITLVSGCGSPATRVAAERAIAAGGLVLSIVPPDEMPPPDWPATVVVPCGMGDARNLLMALAGDACLVIGGRAGTISEVCLAWLHKRPLLPLMGCGGWSESLPANPPDERQNSPILPWGSMAELEQQLRGLKLISSA